One genomic region from Granulimonas faecalis encodes:
- a CDS encoding arginine repressor yields MVKGRNNRQDAIREIVRGKSIRTQRVLVQELEDAGYACTQATVSRDIADMGLRKLPEGVYVLAEDLHLQRMVSELVTDVNHSGNLVLVKAQPGTASGIAAAIDAADLPEVVGTLAGNDTILVVATSPESAEAFEGHINKLRNFR; encoded by the coding sequence TTGGTCAAGGGACGCAACAACAGGCAGGATGCCATCCGCGAGATCGTGCGCGGCAAGAGCATTCGCACCCAGCGCGTCCTTGTCCAAGAGCTTGAGGACGCCGGCTATGCCTGCACCCAGGCCACGGTCTCCCGCGACATCGCCGACATGGGCCTGCGCAAGCTGCCCGAGGGCGTGTACGTCCTCGCCGAGGACCTCCACCTCCAGCGCATGGTCTCCGAGCTCGTGACCGACGTCAACCACTCCGGCAACCTCGTGCTCGTCAAGGCGCAGCCCGGCACCGCGTCGGGCATCGCCGCGGCCATCGACGCCGCGGACCTCCCAGAGGTCGTCGGGACCCTCGCCGGCAACGACACCATCCTGGTGGTCGCGACCTCCCCCGAGAGCGCGGAGGCGTTCGAGGGCCACATCAACAAGCTCCGCAACTTCCGATGA